A stretch of the Thermodesulfobium sp. 4217-1 genome encodes the following:
- a CDS encoding ammonium transporter: protein MFGVPEGLSTIFIMSLMLAVRIFTLKSNPLFKTLPSYLRYVLLTGYFLFSLIIIQSFGSVSYADDATPTPELNGADTAWMMVSTALVMLMTMPGLALFYGGLVKKSSALNTMLMSVGAYALISVTWFIFGYSLAFGNDVGGIIGQFVSPFFYNIVETNSLTGTIPTSVFAAFQMTFAAITVALISGSVIERMKFSSWMLFALIWSTVVYLPIAHWVWGGGWLMKLGALDFAGGTVVHINAGLAGLALALLLGKRKDTRLMPHQLGISIIGAGLLWFGWFGFNAGSALTSGQLAGAAFINTNTATAMALLTWMALDFIKDHRATALGAISGAVAGLVAITPAAGFVNIGGALAIGVGASVLSFLAVSYLKPFFKYDDSLDVFGVHGISGIWGALATGIFACPWINSAGRGLIFGNPSQVGIQVLAILATGGYCFVMTLIIGKLIDVTIGLRVKPEDEIKGLDASLHEESAYGL from the coding sequence ATGTTTGGCGTTCCTGAAGGCTTGTCGACTATTTTTATAATGTCTCTAATGTTAGCAGTCAGAATTTTTACTTTAAAATCAAATCCTCTATTTAAAACACTTCCGTCATATCTAAGATATGTTTTACTTACTGGCTATTTTCTTTTTTCCCTAATTATCATTCAAAGTTTTGGTTCTGTAAGTTATGCAGATGATGCTACACCTACTCCCGAACTTAATGGCGCTGATACTGCCTGGATGATGGTTTCTACGGCGCTTGTAATGCTTATGACCATGCCTGGTCTTGCTCTGTTTTACGGTGGCTTAGTAAAGAAGAGCAGCGCATTAAACACGATGTTGATGTCAGTCGGTGCTTATGCTTTGATTTCCGTAACATGGTTTATTTTTGGATACTCACTGGCTTTTGGCAATGATGTAGGCGGCATAATTGGTCAATTTGTTAGTCCATTTTTCTATAATATTGTTGAAACAAATTCTCTTACTGGGACAATACCTACAAGCGTATTCGCAGCGTTTCAGATGACGTTTGCTGCTATTACCGTAGCTCTCATATCTGGATCTGTGATTGAGAGGATGAAATTTTCATCATGGATGTTATTTGCTCTTATCTGGTCAACTGTTGTTTATCTTCCTATTGCCCACTGGGTATGGGGCGGCGGATGGCTTATGAAGCTTGGAGCTCTTGACTTTGCGGGCGGTACGGTTGTACACATAAATGCAGGTTTAGCTGGTCTTGCGCTAGCATTGCTCCTTGGAAAAAGAAAGGATACAAGGCTTATGCCTCATCAACTTGGTATATCTATAATTGGTGCAGGTCTTTTATGGTTTGGTTGGTTTGGATTTAACGCTGGAAGCGCTCTTACTTCAGGACAATTAGCTGGTGCGGCGTTTATCAATACAAACACTGCTACAGCAATGGCTCTTCTTACATGGATGGCATTAGATTTTATAAAAGATCACAGGGCCACAGCTCTTGGAGCTATATCTGGTGCAGTAGCTGGTTTGGTTGCAATTACGCCTGCTGCTGGATTTGTAAATATCGGAGGCGCTCTTGCTATAGGTGTTGGTGCATCAGTTCTTTCGTTCTTGGCTGTTTCATACCTAAAACCATTTTTCAAATATGATGATTCTCTTGATGTTTTTGGCGTTCACGGTATTTCTGGAATCTGGGGTGCTCTTGCAACAGGTATATTTGCTTGTCCATGGATTAACAGCGCTGGAAGGGGCCTTATATTCGGCAATCCATCTCAAGTTGGCATACAGGTTCTGGCGATACTTGCAACAGGAGGCTATTGTTTCGTAATGACATTAATTATCGGCAAGCTTATAGATGTGACCATAGGTCTAAGGGTAAAGCCTGAAGATGAGATTAAGGGTCTCGACGCAAGCCTTCACGAGGAGAGCGCTTATGGCTTGTAA
- a CDS encoding P-II family nitrogen regulator: protein MFKYIIAIIRPYKLDEIKEALMEAGFVKGMSVSEIRGFGRQRGHKERYRGSEYVVDFVEKIKLEIAVEDEHSDRVIEIIREAAKTGDVGDGKIFVLPMENAIRIRTAEEGKEAL from the coding sequence TTGTTTAAGTACATAATTGCAATTATCCGTCCTTACAAGTTAGATGAAATCAAAGAGGCCCTTATGGAGGCGGGATTTGTTAAGGGCATGAGCGTATCCGAGATTAGGGGCTTTGGAAGACAGCGCGGCCATAAAGAAAGATATCGTGGCTCTGAATATGTTGTCGACTTTGTAGAGAAGATAAAGCTTGAGATTGCAGTGGAAGATGAGCATTCAGACAGGGTAATCGAGATTATTAGAGAAGCTGCCAAAACTGGCGATGTTGGTGATGGCAAGATATTCGTTCTTCCAATGGAAAATGCTATTAGGATAAGAACTGCAGAAGAGGGCAAAGAGGCACTATAA
- a CDS encoding enoyl-ACP reductase has protein sequence MGILEGKKALIFGLANDKSIAWGISKACKDEGAQIALTYLPVMEKRVRPLADALDAKIVLPCDVNKNEDLKSVHDSIKNEWGSIDILVHSVAFAPKEEFEEGLLQTSREGFKIAMETSCYSLIAMCNAFYPLMQGREASVIAMTYYGAEKVVPHYNIMAVCKAALEASVRFLAYDLGPKKIRINAISAGPIKTLAAFGIKGFSDLLKHNEQNSPFMRTVTIEDVGNLASFLASDRSRNITGETIYVDAGYHVMGTPRAPEDL, from the coding sequence GTGGGCATATTAGAGGGTAAAAAAGCTCTTATATTCGGACTTGCAAATGACAAGAGCATTGCATGGGGCATTTCAAAAGCATGCAAAGATGAAGGTGCCCAAATCGCTTTGACTTATCTGCCCGTAATGGAAAAAAGGGTCAGACCACTCGCTGATGCGCTTGATGCAAAAATTGTCCTGCCATGTGATGTAAATAAAAACGAAGATCTTAAGTCGGTTCACGATTCAATAAAAAATGAATGGGGTTCAATTGATATATTAGTGCACTCGGTGGCATTCGCACCAAAAGAAGAGTTCGAAGAGGGCTTGTTACAAACGTCCAGAGAGGGTTTTAAAATAGCTATGGAAACGAGCTGCTATTCTCTGATAGCCATGTGCAATGCATTTTATCCTCTTATGCAAGGGCGTGAAGCATCGGTCATAGCAATGACATATTATGGGGCAGAAAAAGTTGTGCCTCATTATAATATAATGGCAGTTTGTAAAGCTGCTCTCGAAGCATCTGTCAGGTTCCTCGCATATGACCTTGGACCAAAAAAAATTAGAATAAACGCAATATCAGCAGGGCCAATAAAAACCCTTGCAGCCTTTGGCATAAAGGGTTTCAGCGATCTTTTGAAACACAATGAACAAAATTCTCCATTTATGAGAACAGTTACTATTGAAGATGTTGGAAATCTTGCTTCCTTTTTAGCGTCAGATAGATCAAGAAATATTACAGGCGAAACAATTTACGTCGATGCTGGATATCACGTTATGGGAACCCCAAGAGCTCCAGAAGATTTATAA
- a CDS encoding ammonium transporter — protein sequence MKRVLLVFSVLFIVLDLSVKSAFAQSLNPINKADTSWMMVSTALVMLMTFPGLILFYSGLVKKLSVLNTMLMSIVSYAIVSVIWFVFGFPLAFGKDVFGIIGSFSDVFLSHIASVSGSIPTILFAVYQMTFAAITVSLISGALVERIKFKSWIIFTVLWITFVYVPLAHWVWGGGWLAKLGVLDFAGGIVVHISAGISALAMCLILGRRKDMRILPHQLGYSVIGAGLLWFGWFGFNAGSALSSGQLAVDAFINTNMAASVGLLTWMIIDLIKDKKATVLGAISGSIAGLGAITPAVGYVNISSAFVIGIVSSCFCYIAISYIKPKFNYDDSLDVFGIHGISGIWGSLALGLFANPIINGAKGLFFGGVHQIISQIIGVSVAIIYCFAITFLIGLFIQRFFGLRVSRESEIKGLDESEHEESAYEF from the coding sequence TTGAAAAGAGTTTTGTTAGTTTTTTCAGTTTTGTTTATCGTTTTAGATCTATCTGTGAAGTCGGCTTTTGCTCAAAGTTTAAACCCCATTAACAAGGCTGATACTTCCTGGATGATGGTTTCTACTGCACTCGTAATGCTTATGACATTTCCTGGATTAATTCTTTTTTACAGTGGGTTAGTTAAAAAATTAAGCGTCCTTAACACGATGCTAATGTCTATCGTTTCATACGCGATTGTTTCTGTTATATGGTTTGTTTTTGGTTTTCCGTTAGCTTTTGGCAAAGATGTTTTTGGTATAATAGGCAGTTTTTCAGATGTTTTTCTCTCTCATATTGCGTCTGTTTCTGGTTCAATACCCACAATTCTTTTTGCAGTTTATCAGATGACGTTTGCTGCTATCACCGTCTCTCTTATTTCGGGTGCCCTTGTAGAGAGAATAAAATTTAAGAGCTGGATAATATTTACAGTTTTATGGATTACCTTTGTCTATGTTCCACTTGCCCACTGGGTATGGGGCGGCGGATGGCTTGCCAAATTAGGAGTATTAGATTTTGCTGGCGGCATTGTGGTTCATATTAGCGCAGGGATCTCTGCGCTTGCAATGTGCCTAATTCTTGGTAGGAGAAAGGATATGAGGATTTTGCCTCATCAATTGGGTTATTCTGTTATTGGTGCAGGCCTTTTATGGTTTGGTTGGTTTGGGTTCAATGCAGGAAGTGCTCTTTCTTCTGGCCAGCTTGCAGTGGATGCTTTTATAAATACAAATATGGCTGCCTCTGTTGGTCTTTTGACATGGATGATAATCGATCTTATAAAGGATAAGAAGGCAACCGTTTTAGGGGCAATATCGGGTTCTATAGCAGGACTTGGTGCTATTACCCCTGCCGTGGGCTATGTAAATATTTCGAGTGCCTTTGTTATTGGGATAGTATCGTCTTGTTTTTGCTATATTGCGATTTCATATATCAAACCAAAGTTTAATTACGATGACAGCCTTGACGTATTTGGTATCCACGGGATTTCAGGTATATGGGGAAGTTTAGCGCTGGGTTTGTTCGCAAATCCAATAATAAACGGTGCAAAAGGGCTTTTTTTCGGTGGTGTGCATCAGATTATTTCTCAAATAATAGGCGTGTCTGTGGCTATTATTTATTGCTTTGCAATAACTTTCTTAATCGGTTTATTTATTCAAAGGTTTTTTGGCTTAAGGGTTTCAAGAGAATCTGAGATAAAGGGTCTTGACGAAAGTGAACACGAGGAATCGGCTTATGAATTTTGA